The Synechococcus sp. MU1643 genome window below encodes:
- a CDS encoding sulfotransferase domain-containing protein, whose amino-acid sequence MESKINIEDLQKVLNDTQVEPRLSNLRWENKGDIKGRYILIAAPPKSGSTWTANVIKKSLQCRAARYCYAWSSNEHDIYVPALLANQGFCSVAQMHMKGTPHNVQLIVDFQINTILITRNIYDSLTSFARDLMAKKDLAPQAPGLVGYSFVWTKNFNEKWLFNDFLNYAIKYYLPWYVNFLSSWSEYKDSIAAQTFRYEAIRSNPKQRFKEMIHRLNKDYNLCDRYQEQFSFRGISATNSNTSSGLSILSLDQRNTIESYFDGIENDWIRSHLRVDI is encoded by the coding sequence ATGGAAAGCAAAATTAACATCGAAGATCTTCAAAAAGTTCTCAACGACACGCAAGTTGAGCCAAGATTATCAAATCTAAGATGGGAAAACAAGGGCGACATCAAAGGTCGCTATATTCTCATAGCAGCACCACCAAAGTCAGGCTCAACCTGGACCGCCAATGTCATAAAAAAATCGCTTCAATGCCGTGCCGCAAGATACTGCTATGCATGGTCGAGCAATGAACACGATATTTATGTGCCAGCACTGCTAGCAAATCAGGGATTTTGCTCCGTTGCACAAATGCACATGAAAGGGACTCCACACAACGTGCAACTAATAGTAGACTTTCAAATAAATACAATCCTAATTACTCGCAATATTTATGACTCACTAACAAGCTTCGCAAGAGATCTTATGGCCAAAAAGGACTTAGCCCCGCAAGCCCCTGGCTTAGTAGGCTACTCGTTCGTATGGACGAAAAACTTCAATGAAAAATGGTTATTCAATGATTTCTTGAATTATGCCATCAAATACTATTTACCTTGGTACGTCAACTTCTTGTCCAGCTGGTCGGAATACAAAGATTCGATCGCTGCTCAAACCTTTAGATATGAAGCCATAAGATCAAACCCCAAGCAGAGGTTTAAGGAAATGATTCATAGACTAAACAAAGATTATAATTTGTGTGATAGATACCAAGAGCAATTCTCTTTTAGAGGCATCTCTGCCACCAACTCCAACACTAGCTCTGGACTTTCAATCCTTTCCTTGGATCAACGCAATACAATAGAAAGCTATTTTGACGGAATCGAAAATGATTGGATAAGATCACATCTAAGAGTCGACATTTAA